From the Opitutia bacterium genome, the window CGGATCGATGTGGGGATCGCGTTGGCGGCGCAGGATGCCGAGTCATTGGAGACCGCCTTGCGTCGGTTGAAGGCGCAGGCGCAGCGTCCCGCTTCCGCTCTGCTTTTCGCTTTCGAGGCGTGGCACGAATTGAAGCGCACGTTGCGACGCGAGGCGGTGGAAGAGGAAATTTACCGGTTCCACGACGGAGACGAGACGACGCTGCAGGCGCTCGGGGCGCTCGCCGTGCGGCTCGATTTGCCCGGCACGTTGCTGCGCGCGCAGCGCATGGCCGCGCGCAAGCGGTTCAATCCGTTCGCGTTTCAGGTGCATACGACGGAGCTGATGCTGCGGCGCGGTGACCTCGCGGAAGCGGAGCGGTTGCTCGAGCAATGGGAAAACACGCTTCCGCAACTGCAGGAATCGCAGCGGGTGGTCCCCGAGCTGTTGGCGCGGACGATCCGCGCCGCCGGCAGCGACCGCGTCACGCAAACCGCCGCGTTGACCAATCATTTTTCGCTGAACGGCGCGCGGGTGCCGACCGGGACCGTGTTGCTGGTGATGCGCACGCTGGAAAAGGCGGGCAATTGGCGCGCCGCGGCGCAGCTGGCGGAGACCGCCACGCGGTTCGCGCCGCTGAACGACGAGCTGCGCGAGCAGAGCGGCCGGCTGGCGTTGCGCGTGGCGCGCGAGACGGTCGCGGAGCCGACGGCCGCGCCGAAGCCGAAGCAGGCGGCCGAGTCCGAATTCACTTCCGGTGCGGAGGCACTTGCCGCGATCGACCAAGCGCTCCGACGCGACGACGCGGAAAACGCCGTGTGGCTGATCCAAGGCGTGCGCAAGAGCGGTCCGGCGTGGTTGTCCGAAGTCGAGCCGCAGCTGGCGATGCGCGAATACCGTGCCCGCCGCGCGCTCCAGCAGGGGCCGGCGGCGATGCTTGTGTTCCGCGACCTGGCTCTGAAACCGGGAGCGTCGCGCGCCGCGGCGTTTCGTCTCGTCCGCGACTACATCGCGGCCGGCGAGGGCGATTTGGCCCTGCAACTCGCCCGCGAGATCGAACGGTTGTTGCCCGGCGAAAAGGCGGCGGCAGTGCTGCTGCGTGAGGCCGAAGGACCGCCGATCGAAAAGACCGGCGACGGGAAAAAATAACCGCGCTGGCGCCGCGCTCAGCCGCGGCGCAGTTCCGAGCCGCGGAACTTGATGATGAAGCGGTGGACCTTCTTCTGCCGGCAGGAAATCTTGCCGGTCGCGAGGTCGAAGCGGTCGGGCACGTCCACGCGGATGATGTCGACGACGGCGTGGTAGCCGCGCTCGGAGAAGATATCGATCAGCATCGCGAGCGCTTGCGCTTCCTCGAGGATCGGGTCCTCGCTGTTCACGTTCGAATGACCCGAGATCGCGTGCCGCATGACGATCGGCATGATCTTTTTCTCGATCAGTGCGATGACGCGGGCGAAGAGTTCCGGGTGGTTCAGCGCGTAGCCGTCGAGGCGCTTCACGAGTTCCTGGCGCGCGTGGACGACGATCTCGCTGGCGAGCGGGAGAGTGCGGAGCTGGTCGTAGGTGCGCGGGTCGAGTTCGAGCGAACTTTGGTAAGCGAGTTCCTCGGCGATGGCTCTTTCGACTTCGTTGAGCGGGCCCTGCGCGTTGACGAGGTGGTAGTGGAAGACGTCCTTGAGCGAGAGCAGCGCGTCCCACGTCTGTTCCTTGAACACGCGGTAGCGGCGGGCGGCGAGGCTCTCGTCGAAGTCGGTCGCGCGCTCCTCCCAGAGTTCGCCGCGGCCGGAGGTGCGGACTTCCGCGTTGTGCGCCTTGGACTCGCGGCCGCGCTTGAGCTGGCGGGCGATGGATTCGTTCTCGTCGACGAAGAGCACGACGATGTGGACGATCGGCTGGCGGAAATGGATGCCCAGCGGCGTGCCGTAGAATTCGCGCCAGAGCTGAATCATCTTCTCGTAAAGCATCTTTAGGCACTCGACCTGCACCTTGGTGCGCGGGAAGCCGTCGAGGATGACGCCGTCGCGATACTCGGGCTTGAGCAGCTGGCGGAGCAGCACGCTGAGCACTTCGCGGTCGCCGATGAGATTGCCGCCTTCCTTGAGCCGCTTCATTTCCGGCGTGTCGAGCAGCGCGCTCATCACGATCGGTTGGCAGGTCAGGCCGCGGGCCTTGAGAATGTAGGGCGTGTTGGTGCCTTTGCCGGCGCCAGGCGCGCCGCCGAGGAGGATGAGTTCCTTGGGAAAGCGCAGATTCTCGCGGCCGAAGTCCGCTTCGAGGTCCGCCCAGATGGGCTCGAAGATGACGACGGCGTCTTTGATCTCGAGGTCAGGCGAGGCGGCAGCGGGCTTGGGGGCGGAGGCTTGGGCAGGTGTCTGGCTCATGCGAACAGTCGGGCGCAGCGTAGAACGCCACCCCGGCGACGCGATAAAAAAGCCTGTCGTGACGCGGCGATTAGCGGAAATACCGGCGGCGCGCTCAGGTCTTCTTCCGCAGGAGCTGCGGCGTGGCCTCGAGCTGGCCGCGCGTGACGCCGAGCTGGTTGATCAGCTTGAACTCCCGCCAGAGTTCCGCGCCGGTGATCTCGCCGCGCAGCAGCTGACGGTAGCGGCCGACGGTGCGCTGCAGCTCGTCGGCGGACTCGTTGAGAAATTCGATGCGGAACGACCGCGCGCCGAGCGCGAGGAGGCGGTCGACGAACTCGGCGCCGGTTTGCGCGCGGGAATTGTAGACGGTGTTGCGGCAGCCGGCGTCGGCTTTCAGCGGGTGTTCGGCGCCGATGCGGTCGCGGAGGCGGACGTCGTGCTTGTCGCAGGGGCGCCCGCAGGAGCGGTAGTCCGTGCCGTCGGAGAGGAACGCGCAGAACACGCAATGCTCCATGTGAAACATGGGCATGTGTTGGTGGAGCGTGATGTCGAACCACGCGCCGGGTGCGCCTTGCAGGAGCGCCTCGAGTTGCGCGACGTTGAGGTCGTAGCTCGCGGTGACGCGTTCGAGGCCGAAGCGCTCGCGGTAGAAGGCGGCGGTGAGCGGATTGGCGACGTTGAGCGAAAAATCGCCCCGGCGGCGTTTTTCGCTGAAGACGCGCAGGTGATCGTGGTTGCGCACGAGGTAGCCGTCGGCGTCGCATGAGAGCACTTGCTTGAGGATCCACTCCTCGCCGGGCTTGAAAATGCGTGGCGGGATGACCCAGAAGGAAGAAAGCTGAGAGCTGAGAGTTGAGGGCTGAGAGCCAGAAGCAGAAAAACCGGCTTCGGTAGCTTGCAGCTCGCGGAAGCGCGCGACGGCGTCGCGGTATTTCTTCGGGTCCTCGAACTCGGCGTAGATCGTGCGCGCGCCGGCGGCCCACGCGGCGTCGAGCTGGTGCAGGTGGCGAATGACGACGATGATCTCGGGCTCGATCGCGAGCTGCGGTTGGGTGCGCGGAAGAATCTCGGCGAGCGCCGCGCCACTGCGGAGCGTCCAGCGTTTCGGCGCGGCGCGCTGGGCATCGAGTTCGCTGACGACGCGGCGGCGGAGTTCGTTGAGCTCGCTCACTGCGAGGTGCACGGCGCCTTCGAGGCGGTTGGAGAATTCGCCGAGTTCGAACGGCGTGCCGCCGAGCCGGCCGAGTTGGTCGCGGAGACGCTCGGTCGAGAGCGGCTGCTTTTCGGCGGGTGCGAGAGGGGTGGCGGACTGGGCTTGTGCGACGTGGCCCTCGGCGTCGCGCGCGAGGAGCGTCAGCGGTGCGCCGACGTGGCCGTGAACCTCGAGGTCGATCGGACGGCGAAAGCGAATCTGTTCACCCTCGAACGTCTGGCGGAGTCGGCGGTCGAGTTCGGGGTCGTTGGTTTTCCAGACGCGGTGGCCCGCGCGCACGCGTTCGAAGTCGATGTCGCCGCGGCCGAAGCGCAGCACGGTCTCCGCGCCGCGTGGCTGCACCTGGTAGACGCGCCCGCCCTCCTCCTTGATCTCCGGACTGCCGGCGTCGAAGACGATGCCGTCGCCCGGTTTCAGCGGCGCTTCGAGCGTGAGCGCGACGAAGTCGGGGCCGACGCGCGTGACCGTGCCGAGGAATACGCCGCGTTTGGTGCCGAAGCGCGCGTGGGCGAGTTCCTGGTTGTTGATGCCGCGGAACCAGCCGGTGTAGAGGCCGCGCGAGAAACTCATCTCGAGGTCGTAGCGGGCCGACGCGGCCGTCGCCGCGTCGGAGCTGAGAGCTGAGGGCTGAGAGCCGAGAGTCGGAGACGGCGTCGCGCGGATTGTTTTGGGACTCTCAGCTCTAGACTCTGGACTCTGGACTGGCTGCGCGGCTAACGCGCGATCGAGCG encodes:
- a CDS encoding U32 family peptidase encodes the protein MSTSASVQPASPASAAAPARPEILAPAGDWECAKAAVENGADAIYFGLERFNARMRAHNFTVADLPRLMEFLHRRGVHGYVTFNTLVFADELADAEQYLRSIIAAGVDAAIVQDVGICRLIRTLSPDFPIHTSTQMTVTSAAGVEFAKDLGANLVVLARENSLTEIAAIQAAQKSAAVSLPLEVFVHGALCVAYSGQCLTSESLGGRSANRGECAQACRMPYELISDGAKVELGDRRYLLSPQDLAGLEILPELVRVGVASLKIEGRLKSAEYVANITRVYRAALDRALAAQPVQSPESRAESPKTIRATPSPTLGSQPSALSSDAATAASARYDLEMSFSRGLYTGWFRGINNQELAHARFGTKRGVFLGTVTRVGPDFVALTLEAPLKPGDGIVFDAGSPEIKEEGGRVYQVQPRGAETVLRFGRGDIDFERVRAGHRVWKTNDPELDRRLRQTFEGEQIRFRRPIDLEVHGHVGAPLTLLARDAEGHVAQAQSATPLAPAEKQPLSTERLRDQLGRLGGTPFELGEFSNRLEGAVHLAVSELNELRRRVVSELDAQRAAPKRWTLRSGAALAEILPRTQPQLAIEPEIIVVIRHLHQLDAAWAAGARTIYAEFEDPKKYRDAVARFRELQATEAGFSASGSQPSTLSSQLSSFWVIPPRIFKPGEEWILKQVLSCDADGYLVRNHDHLRVFSEKRRRGDFSLNVANPLTAAFYRERFGLERVTASYDLNVAQLEALLQGAPGAWFDITLHQHMPMFHMEHCVFCAFLSDGTDYRSCGRPCDKHDVRLRDRIGAEHPLKADAGCRNTVYNSRAQTGAEFVDRLLALGARSFRIEFLNESADELQRTVGRYRQLLRGEITGAELWREFKLINQLGVTRGQLEATPQLLRKKT
- a CDS encoding nucleoside monophosphate kinase is translated as MSQTPAQASAPKPAAASPDLEIKDAVVIFEPIWADLEADFGRENLRFPKELILLGGAPGAGKGTNTPYILKARGLTCQPIVMSALLDTPEMKRLKEGGNLIGDREVLSVLLRQLLKPEYRDGVILDGFPRTKVQVECLKMLYEKMIQLWREFYGTPLGIHFRQPIVHIVVLFVDENESIARQLKRGRESKAHNAEVRTSGRGELWEERATDFDESLAARRYRVFKEQTWDALLSLKDVFHYHLVNAQGPLNEVERAIAEELAYQSSLELDPRTYDQLRTLPLASEIVVHARQELVKRLDGYALNHPELFARVIALIEKKIMPIVMRHAISGHSNVNSEDPILEEAQALAMLIDIFSERGYHAVVDIIRVDVPDRFDLATGKISCRQKKVHRFIIKFRGSELRRG